The Actinomycetota bacterium genomic sequence GCCTACTGGGCAAACGCGCCGGCGATGGAGTCCATGACCGCTGGGGTCACGGCCGCGATTCCGCCGAACACGCGCACATCGTTGGCGGTCGGCGCGCAGCGGGTGAGAGCTTGCGTTGACGCGCTTCCCAGCGTTGCGGGCTCGGTCAGGATGAGCGCGCCGTGTAAAGCGCCCATCGCTGCGCCGCCGCCCAAAGCATCCGGGAAGTTCGCGCCGCTTGCCACGCCAACTGCTTCCGGCGTCGTCCATGCCGCGTTGATTGCGTACTCGAGCAGGGCGCCTGCCGTCGCGTAGCGGGAGTCTCCGCTGATGCGCTCGACCGTGATGCCAGCCGCTTCGAGCTCACGAACGACTGCGGGACCGACGGCACTCGTGCCACCGACGACTGTCACTGAACGCAGCCCTGTGGCTTGTATGGCCTGAAGGGTGGCTGCAGACAGCGCGTCGGGCCGGGTCAGCAGTACCGGGATGCGCTGCGAGTACGCATAGGGGGCTGCAGACAGCGCGTCGGCGAACGAATCCCCGCGGACCACGAACGCACGCTCGGGAACGATGCCAGTCACCTCTGCGAGCTGGCCAGCGATCATCGCGGCTGTCTCATAGCGGTCGCTCCCGGCGATGCGGGAGACCGTGTACCCAAGACCTGCGAGAGTGCTCACGACGTTGTCGGAGACCGCACTGGCTCCGCCGACGACCGTCACATCGCGCGCGCCGAGGCGGTTCAGCTCTCCGATGACTGCGGGAGGCAGGTCGGCCGAGGGGGTCAGCAGTACCGGCGCGTCAAGCGCTCCGGCAAGTCCGTTGGCTGCAAGGGCGTCTGCGAAGGTCGCTCCGGTCGCGAGTACGACGTGCTCTGTAGTGTCGGCCGCAAATGTCGCACGCGAAATGGCGGCGGCCGTCTCGTAGCGGTCCTTGCCCGAGATGCGGGCCAGAATGCTGCTTTCGGGGGCGGGCTGCAGAATCTCGGTGCGGGCGATCTCGACGTTGCCGACGTTGTCGACAGACCAGAACGTCACCGCGTGGGTCTGAGCCGGATCAAGCTCGAAGCTCGTGCCCGA encodes the following:
- a CDS encoding cell wall-binding repeat-containing protein translates to SGTSFELDPAQTHAVTFWSVDNVGNVEIARTEILQPAPESSILARISGKDRYETAAAISRATFAADTTEHVVLATGATFADALAANGLAGALDAPVLLTPSADLPPAVIGELNRLGARDVTVVGGASAVSDNVVSTLAGLGYTVSRIAGSDRYETAAMIAGQLAEVTGIVPERAFVVRGDSFADALSAAPYAYSQRIPVLLTRPDALSAATLQAIQATGLRSVTVVGGTSAVGPAVVRELEAAGITVERISGDSRYATAGALLEYAINAAWTTPEAVGVASGANFPDALGGGAAMGALHGALILTEPATLGSASTQALTRCAPTANDVRVFGGIAAVTPAVMDSIAGAFAQ